A region of the Fibrobacter sp. genome:
TTAAAAATTTTATCCATGTGCTTTTGCTTGTTGGTGGCAAACTGAAAAAAATTGAATCGGATAGGTCTATTTTTTCAAATTTGAATCCTACTGAAAAAGAAATTTTCAAGATAGCCCAAAAGAATAATTTTCCCAAATATTTAGCTAGTAAGTTTATCTTAAAACATCGTGCCGATAATTGGAAAATAAACGGAATACCTATTAAAAACGTGCAGGGTGCTTTTGTTGCCTATTGTAAGCATATTATCAATGACGGGGCGGAATATGCAAGTAATTCTTGATGAAGAATATTATACATTAGATGAGGTTGCAAAAATGGTTGGAGCACACCCAGAAACAATTAAAAGAGAGTGTTGGCGGAAAAAAATTACATATATGAGGATAAGCCGTCCATTACTTTTTAAAATGGAATGGATAAAAGAATATATCCAAAGAAAGACGTTTTTTAAAAAATAGTCTTGTCTGTGGTTTTAAGTTTTTGACAAATTAAGAAAAAAGGGTTTTGTATGCTTGAAAAAGTAATGTGTGCGATTGGCTATTGTTTCGCAATTCTTGTAAATTACGGAACTGATGAAGAAACGGCTAAAGAGATGATTTATAAAAAAATCGTTTCTTTAAAAAAAGAAATAAACCTTTAATATAGGAGTAAAAAATGAAAAAAATGTTTTCTATCACGTTAGGGCAGGCGAAGGCTTTGAGGGCTTTACTTGAAGATAAGTTAACTAATTTGGAATTTGCAAAAAACGAAAATTATATTGAAAAATCGTTTTTTGGCGAGTTGCACAAATATTTTAATCAAAGAATTTCGGATATTGAAAAACAATAATTTCAAACGGAATTTTTAAGGCGGTCAAATTGACCGCTTTTTTTTGTTTGCGGTGGTTGCTGAATCCTGG
Encoded here:
- a CDS encoding helix-turn-helix domain-containing protein; protein product: MQVILDEEYYTLDEVAKMVGAHPETIKRECWRKKITYMRISRPLLFKMEWIKEYIQRKTFFKK